GACACGAAGGAACCCCACGCTCACATTCGCTCTATCGGTCAACGACAGGTCAGACTGCAAGTTCTTTCGCGCGCTTCGCAGCCGCTTTCACGGCGCTAACAATTGCTTCCTCGAACCCAGCGGCCTGCAGTGCCGTGATGGCCGCATGCGTCGTGCCGTTCGGGCTCGTCACGCGTCGACGCAGCTCGGCCGCGGAGACGCCGGGCTGCGCAACGAGCATCTTGCCCGCGCCCAGCGCCGTCTTGGCCGCCAGCGAGCGGGCCTGCGGCTCGGTCAGGCCAAGCTCGACGCCCGCCCGGGTCATCTGTTCGACCATGAAGAAGAAGTACGCCGGCCCCGACCCACTGACGGCCGTGACGGCGTCGATCTTGTCCTCGGGCACCTCGATCACGTCCGCACACGATTCCAGCAATCGCCGGGTGGCCAGCACATCGGCGTCCGTCGCAAACGCCCCGCGGGCCAGCCCGACGGCTCCCTCACCGACGGCCATCGGTGTGTTGGGCATCGTGCGAATGGCCCGCCAGTTGGCGGCTGCTCCCAACTGCGATTCGATGAACCGCGTGGTGATGCCCGCGGCTACCGAGACGTAGATCGCATCGTGGTGCGCCGCCGGCGCGATCTCGCGCAACACTTCACCCAGTTTGGCAGGCTTCACACAAAGCAGCACGACGCGCGACTGCGCCGCCACCTGCCGGTTGTCGCTTGTCGTCGCGAGGCCCCCGAGCCGCTTGGCGAACTCGCCGAGCCGGTCGGCGTTGTGGTTCGACGCGATGATCTGTTCTCCATGCAGCACCCCAGCACTTAGCACGCCCGCGGCGATCGCCTCGGCCATGTTTCCGGCGCCGATAATTCCAAGTTCAAAGGTCATGAGTGGTTTGATTGTACACCAACATAGCCCTGGCTTGGCCGGGGGTCTTCTTCGACCGAGACAAAGCCCGAACGGACCGTCGTCACGCCCGCGCTTCGCGCTGGTCATGGATGATCTTATCCGTCACGCCATTGATCTCGGCACCGATCAGCAGCACGAGCGAGTCGAGGTAAAAGACCATTAGCAGGATCACAACGCCGCCCACGGTTTTGTAGGTCTTGTCGTAGTTGCCGAACTCGGTGAGGTAGATGCGCAAGCCCATCGCCAGCAGAATCCAAACGGCCACACAGAAGATCGATCCTGGCGTGAAGAACCGAAACGAATGCTTCACGTTCGGCCCGTAGTGGTAGACGATCGCAGTGATCGAGAAGACCAGGAAGAACGACAGGCCGTAGCGGATGAAGTCCGAGCTAATGTCGATGAAGAGGAGCCAGCTGGGGCCAAGGTTTAGCCGGGCGAGCCAACCGGTCTCATAGTTCCGCAGGTAACCCAAAACAACTGATCCGACCGGCACGAGAACCAGCACCATGATGACCATGGACGCCGTCGCCAGCGTAAGGGCCAGCGCAAGGACGCGCTGCCGCACGAGGCTGCGCGAGGTCGTCGCCTGGTAGGCGGCGTCGAGCGCGGAGATCGTCATGTTCATTCCACCCGTGGCGGTCCAGAGCGTGATGAGCAGACCGATGCTGAGGAAGCTGACCTTCTCGGTCTTGTTGT
The Tepidisphaeraceae bacterium DNA segment above includes these coding regions:
- the proC gene encoding pyrroline-5-carboxylate reductase, with protein sequence MTFELGIIGAGNMAEAIAAGVLSAGVLHGEQIIASNHNADRLGEFAKRLGGLATTSDNRQVAAQSRVVLLCVKPAKLGEVLREIAPAAHHDAIYVSVAAGITTRFIESQLGAAANWRAIRTMPNTPMAVGEGAVGLARGAFATDADVLATRRLLESCADVIEVPEDKIDAVTAVSGSGPAYFFFMVEQMTRAGVELGLTEPQARSLAAKTALGAGKMLVAQPGVSAAELRRRVTSPNGTTHAAITALQAAGFEEAIVSAVKAAAKRAKELAV
- a CDS encoding YihY/virulence factor BrkB family protein — protein: MPSLRTAIPALRRYGFIAFAKRVWNEVNNDNLLTLASAMAYSWLFSIFPFLIFLLSLVPLVMSDDARGTARTTLISYINESVPGEQAAAPIVEIVREVLNDNKTEKVSFLSIGLLITLWTATGGMNMTISALDAAYQATTSRSLVRQRVLALALTLATASMVIMVLVLVPVGSVVLGYLRNYETGWLARLNLGPSWLLFIDISSDFIRYGLSFFLVFSITAIVYHYGPNVKHSFRFFTPGSIFCVAVWILLAMGLRIYLTEFGNYDKTYKTVGGVVILLMVFYLDSLVLLIGAEINGVTDKIIHDQREARA